CGCGCGCCACCTCCTCGATCACGATGCAGGTGGCCACCGAGTCGGCGCCCTGACCGTCGTACGCCTCCGGGACGTGCACGGCCGCGAAACCGGACTTGACCAGCGCGTTCAGCGCCTCGGACGGGAAGCGCTCCCGCTCGTCGACGTCGGCGGCGTGCGGCGCGATCTCCTTGTCGGCCAGCGATCGGACCGCCTCGCGCAGCGCCTCGTGCTCCTCGGCGAGCTGGTAGGTACCGAAGCTCGGGTCCACGTTAAGTTACCTCCCGGTAGGGCTCCTACCGGGAAATGTTAGCGCGCGTTCACGCCCTTGTCCGGTGTGCCATCGGCAACAACACCCCGCAGCGCCGCGTCCTTCTCCAGCACCAACTCCTCCAACGAGGACTGGAACGCCGCCATCCGCTCCCGCAGCGCCGGGTCCGACGCGGCCAGGATCCGCACCGCCAGCAACCCCGCGTTGCGGGCGCCGCCGACCGACACCGTGGCCACCGGCACACCGGCCGGCATCTGCACGATCGACAGCAGCGAGTCCATCCCGTCGAGGTACTTCAGCGGCACCGGCACGCCGATCACCGGCAGCACCGTCGCCGACGCCACCATGCCCGGCAGGTGCGCCGCGCCACCCGCGCCCGCGATGATCACCCGCAGCCCTCGGGACGCCGCCGACGCCGCGTAGTCCAGCATCCGCTGCGGCGTGCGGTGCGCGGAGTACACGCCGACCTCGCAGGTCACGCCGAACTCCGCCAGCGCCTCGGCGGCGGCACCCATCACCGGCCAGTCCGAGTCGCTGCCCATGATCACACCGACCTGCGTCACCGCTGTCCTCCGTGGATGTCGTAACCGTCCGACCACACGCCGTCGGACAGCCAGTGCGCGGCCAGCCGCGCCCGCTCCCGCACCTCGTCCATGTCCTCGCCCAGGAACGTCACGTGGCCGATCTTGCGCCCCGGCCGCTCCGCCTTGCCGTACAGGTGCACGTGCGCGTCGGGGAACCGGGCGAACAGGTGGTGCAGCCGCTCGTCCGGCCCCATCTCCGGCGGCGACGCGGCACCGAGCACGTTCGCCATCACCACGGCGGGCGCGACCAGGTCCGTCGCGCCGAGCGGGTAGTCCAGCACGGCCCGCAGGTGCTGCTCGAACTGCGAGGTCCGGGCACCCTCGATGGTCCAGTGGCCGGAGTTGTGCGGCCGCATCGCCAGCTCGTTGACCACCAACCCGTCGGCGGTCTCGAACAGCTCCACGGCCAGCAGCCCGACCACGCCCAGCTCTGCGGCGACCCGCAGCGCCAGCTCCTGCGCGGGCTCGGCGACGGCCTCCGCGCCGGGCGCGGGCGCCAGCACCTCCACGCAGATGCCCTCCTGCTGCACGGTCTGCACCAGCGGCCACGCCGCGCCCTGCCCGAACGGCGAGCGCGCGACCAGCGCGGCCAGCTCGCGGCGCATGGGCACGCACTGCTCGACCATCAGCGGCGTGCCCGCGCCCAGCAGCTCGGGCACCACGCGCTGCGCGCCCTGCGGCGTGTTCAGCATCCACACGCCCCGGCCGTCGTAGCCGCCGCGCTGCGCCTTGAGCACGCACGGCCAGCCGTGCTCCGCGCCGAACCGCAGCACGTCCGCGGTGTCCAGGACCTCGGCGAACGGCGGCACCGGCAGCCCCAGCGCGGCCAGCCGCCTGCGCATCACCAGCTTGTCCTGGGCGTGCACCAGCGCGTCCGGCCCGGGGTGCACCTTGACCCCGTCGGCGACCAGGGCGCGCAGGTGCTCCTGCGGCACGTGCTCGTGGTCGAACGTGACGACGTCGCAGGACTTGGCGAACCCGCGCAGGGCGTCGAGATCGGTGTGCCCGCCCAGCTCCACGTCGCGGGCGACGAGCGCGGCGGGGTCGGAGTCCGACTCGGCGAGCACCCGCAGCGACTGGCCGAGCGGGATGGCGGCCTGGTGCGTCATGCGGGCGAGCTGGCCGCCGCCGATCATGCCGACGGCGGGGAGGCGGGTTCGGGAGTCCACGGGTCGGTGATTCTACCTGCACAAACAGCGAGGTCCCGCACGCACCCGGCGGACGTGCGGGACCTCTCCGGCGAATCCCGTCACACCTGGTGCGCGCGCCCGACCCACCAGAACGCCAGCGCGAGCAGCCCGGCGGCGAGCGCGGTGAACACGCCCACCTCGATGAGCTGGAACGGCACCAGCCGGTCCAGCGGCTGGTAGTCGGTGTAGACGTCGGTGATCCCGTGCTCGACCATGCACCGCTGGAAGCTGCCCACCGGGCTGTCGCCGCACGGGCTGGTCACCAGGTCGACCTCGTTGCCGGCACCGTCGAGGTAGCCCATGTCGACCACCATCGCGTCCGGGGGCGGCCCCTGGAGCGCGCCGTCCCGGCCGGCGCGGAACGGCCGCACGTCGCGCAGCGGCGCCAGGTAGTACGGCCGCCACATGCTCGCCACGAGGCCGCGCACCAGGAAGAACCCGACCAGCGCGAGCCCCATCGACAGCACCGTGCGGCGGGTGACCGCGCCGAGCGCCAGCCCCAGCGCGAAGCCGAACGCGGCGTAGCCGACCTGCACCTGCGGCACGACCTCGAACACGTCGTAGTCGAACGGCCGGAACGGCGGGTCGCCCACCGCGTGGGCGTTCATGCTGTTCATCAGGGTCACCAGGGCCGCGCTGAAACCGGCGGTCAGCCCGATCGCGGGCACGCCGAGCAGCACGACCTGGCCGGTCAGCCAGCGCACCGGGGAGAGGTCCTGGCCCCACACCGTCAGGTGCGTGCGCTGCTCGTACTCGCGCGACAGCAGCGGCGCGGCCCAGAACACCGCGATCAGGGCACCGCCGAACGTCGGCAGGAACGTCAGCGCCTCGCTCGCCCCGGTGTAGGTGTAGCCGGGGAGCGGCAGCTCGTGCCGGACGTGCCCGCTGGCCTCGACGTGCCAGGTCATGACCAGGGCCACCGCCGCCAGCCCCACGACGGGGACGGCCGTGGCCAGGACGGTCCAGCGGTGCCGGCGCCAGGTCAGCCAGAGCAGGTCGCCCCAGCCCACCCGGGCCCGGGTCAC
This portion of the Saccharothrix syringae genome encodes:
- a CDS encoding ABC transporter permease, producing the protein MTATATAAPVVTRARVGWGDLLWLTWRRHRWTVLATAVPVVGLAAVALVMTWHVEASGHVRHELPLPGYTYTGASEALTFLPTFGGALIAVFWAAPLLSREYEQRTHLTVWGQDLSPVRWLTGQVVLLGVPAIGLTAGFSAALVTLMNSMNAHAVGDPPFRPFDYDVFEVVPQVQVGYAAFGFALGLALGAVTRRTVLSMGLALVGFFLVRGLVASMWRPYYLAPLRDVRPFRAGRDGALQGPPPDAMVVDMGYLDGAGNEVDLVTSPCGDSPVGSFQRCMVEHGITDVYTDYQPLDRLVPFQLIEVGVFTALAAGLLALAFWWVGRAHQV
- the purE gene encoding 5-(carboxyamino)imidazole ribonucleotide mutase, whose protein sequence is MTQVGVIMGSDSDWPVMGAAAEALAEFGVTCEVGVYSAHRTPQRMLDYAASAASRGLRVIIAGAGGAAHLPGMVASATVLPVIGVPVPLKYLDGMDSLLSIVQMPAGVPVATVSVGGARNAGLLAVRILAASDPALRERMAAFQSSLEELVLEKDAALRGVVADGTPDKGVNAR
- a CDS encoding 5-(carboxyamino)imidazole ribonucleotide synthase encodes the protein MDSRTRLPAVGMIGGGQLARMTHQAAIPLGQSLRVLAESDSDPAALVARDVELGGHTDLDALRGFAKSCDVVTFDHEHVPQEHLRALVADGVKVHPGPDALVHAQDKLVMRRRLAALGLPVPPFAEVLDTADVLRFGAEHGWPCVLKAQRGGYDGRGVWMLNTPQGAQRVVPELLGAGTPLMVEQCVPMRRELAALVARSPFGQGAAWPLVQTVQQEGICVEVLAPAPGAEAVAEPAQELALRVAAELGVVGLLAVELFETADGLVVNELAMRPHNSGHWTIEGARTSQFEQHLRAVLDYPLGATDLVAPAVVMANVLGAASPPEMGPDERLHHLFARFPDAHVHLYGKAERPGRKIGHVTFLGEDMDEVRERARLAAHWLSDGVWSDGYDIHGGQR